One segment of Penaeus vannamei isolate JL-2024 chromosome 3, ASM4276789v1, whole genome shotgun sequence DNA contains the following:
- the LOC113816013 gene encoding uncharacterized protein → MRATCLSYKSQLYVEYATCGPVAAGPGCKPVQDLSLPYPSCCPIISCPNADPDALKGEEYDEFTNWISEYYDNPTPTA, encoded by the exons ATGAGGGCCACGTGTCTCTCGTACAAGTCCCAGCTCTACGTCGAGTATGCTAC atGCGGTCCGGTCGCAGCAGGACCCGGATGCAAGCCCGTGCAGGACCTGAGCCTCCCGTACCCGAGCTGCTGCCCCATCATCTCCTGCCCGAACGCCGACCCCGATGCCCTGAAGGGGGAGGAGTACGACGAGTTCACGAATTGGATCAGCGAGTACTACGACAACCCGACTCCGACGGCCTAA